A window of Pedobacter sp. MC2016-14 genomic DNA:
ACGTTCAATCTGCCAAAGTGTTGCCCTGCTAATACCAGCACGTTCCGCAACTTGCATAACACTTAACTTTCTCCTTAAACGCGAAAGTCTTATATTTTCACCCAAAGTATCAAGTAGCTTCTGGGCTTTTGGTAAAAGAAGGATGGTCTCTTTCATAATGTATTATATATTAAACAAATATAAGTAATAT
This region includes:
- a CDS encoding helix-turn-helix domain-containing protein; translation: MKETILLLPKAQKLLDTLGENIRLSRLRRKLSVMQVAERAGISRATLWQIERGKPTVTMGAYFQVLFVLGLEADFLKLAADDELGRKIQDAGLLIKDRAAKK